In Delphinus delphis chromosome X, mDelDel1.2, whole genome shotgun sequence, the DNA window GATAAAGGCAACCAACTGGATCGTCAACTAGCTCTTATTTCTCCGATCTTTTTTTCAAAAACCCAACATGGATAAACGTGCTTTTCCCCTCCAAAgaaatttgggagaaaaaaatgaagtatatatAAACTCCAGCAATtttcttctcagtctcttttatctttaaaattagtTCTATAGAGTAAGGTACAGAACAcatgtggaatttttttaaagcgaTGTGTAAATGTGTCCCAGAACAAGAATCAAGACTCAattatataagaataaaaaagatatttagcacccaataaggtaaaattcacaatacTGCCATCCCATTAAAAACTACCAGGCAGGCAAAGCAGGAAAACAGACCCATAATGATAAAAAACGAAATCAACTGAAAGCAACCTAGAAATGGCACAAATGACAGAATGCTGACAAAAACATCAGAAGTGATTATGATTGTATTCCATGTTCAAGAAGCTGGAGGAAAGATTCCACATAATAAGTAGGAACaaggaacatattttaaaaggatacaaATCAAACTTCTACAGATGAAAACTATATGTCTGAGATGAACACTGTACTTGATGGAACTAACAGCAGTTTAGATACTGTAGAAGTAAAGATCAGTAAACATGACATAGCAATAAAAACtatcaaaatgaaacagaaaaatacatgaaCATGGCTGTAATATTGAACTATAGTTATACACTGGGGAAAACTGAAGGATGGGctctctggacttttttttttgcatttttaaaaatttatttatttttggctgtgttaggtcttcgtcactgcgcacgggctttctctagtggtggtaagcaggggctactctttgctggggtgcaggcttctcattgcggtggcttctcttgttgcagagcacaggctctaggcacgcaggcttcagcagttgtggcatgcgggctctagagcgcaggctcagtatctGTGGTGCAGAGACTCTCTGGattatttttaacaagcaccTGTGAATCTATAGTTatcccaaaataaaaagttaaaaaaaataaaacagtgtcaGTGAACTACAGGAAAATTTCAAGCAGTGTAATAATATGTCTAACTAGAACTGTTGAaggatagaaaatatttgaataaataatgagaaaatattctaaatttgatgaaaactgtaAATTGATAGATCCAAACAGCTTAATGAACTCAAAgcacaaaacaaataataagtatcttaaaagcagccTGAAAGGCGGGGGGAGGGACATATTAGGTACAGAGGAATAAAATTCAGAGATAGCACATTTCTCATAGAAAATAATGCAAGACAAAAGATAATGGAACATTCTTAAAGTACTGGGGGAAGAAACAACCCTGTCACTctggaattctatacccagtaaaaatatctttcaaaaaacaaagatgaaatgaAGACCTTTCTCAGATATacaaaagctgaaaaataaagcATCACCAGCAGCCCAAAAgtacaaagaatattaaaagtggAGGAAAATataccagatggaaatctggATACACACAAAAGCATGATGAGTACAAGAAATAAACTATACGGGTAAATACAAaaggtttcattttcattatttaaaaatataagaattcaatatttaatgaaaaaatgtaaaggTTAAGTGTATGATAATGAAAACCAAGGGTAAAATGGAagtatactgttttattttttttttaagatttgtttcatgtggaccattcttttttttttttttttttttttccggacacgcaggctcagcggccatggctcatgggcccagccgctccacggcacgtgggatcctcctggaccagggcacgaacccgtgcccctgcatcggcaggtggactctcaaccactgcaccgccagggaagccctgatgtggaCCATTCTTGAAGtcattattgaatttgttacaatactgcttctgttttatgtttctggttttttgactgtgaggcatgtgggatcctagctccctgaccagggactgtacctacaccccctgcactggaaggcagagtcttaaccactggaccaccagggaagtcccagaagtatACTATTGTAAGAGCATTACACGCTACATGAAGTGGTATATCTATTGATGATAGACTGTGGTAAGTAAAAGATACATCCTATAAACCCTAAAGCAACCATTAAAATTACACAATTAAGAGACacagaattatgaaaaatatgtgATTCAAGCAacgaaagaacaaaaaagaacgaataaactggacttcataaaaattaaaaacttttgtccatcaaaggacattatcaagaaagtggaaagacaacttaaagaatagaagaaaatatctgcaatcaTGTCTGGTAAGAATCTAAtatcaaaaacatataaaaaattcttacaactcaagaacagaaagacaaacaactcaatttctccaaagcagatgtacagatggccaagaaacacatgaaaagatgctcaacatcgttagtcaccacttcacacccatgtCATGCCCACTAAGGTGGCTATATTAAaatggtttttttaaatgaaaataataagtgttggcgagATGTAGCCATAACAAGGAAAGAAGTCCTGACACACACTGCAACGTGAATGAACATCAAAAACACGATGCTCAGgaggcttccctggcggtccagtggttaagacaccctgcttccactgcagggggcacaggttcaatcccaggtcgggGAGCTAAGTTCTTGCATGCCACTCGGTGCAGTCCcaaaagaacagaacaaaacaaaacaaaacatgatactcagtgaaagaagccagacatacaaggtcacatattgtatgattctatttatataaaatattcagaataggtaaatccatagaaacagaaagcagacagatggttgccaggggctggggagaggggagaatggggagtaaCTGCTCAGCAGGGATGGGGTttattttggagtgatgaaaatgttttgaccCTAGAGAGAGGCAGTGGTTACACAAAggtgtgaatgtactaaatgccactttCATGTTAGGTAAATttcaccttaattaaaaaatatacatatatatacacatacacagtagACCTATTTTTATTACACACACGTATATTTGATCCAGAATCAGCACTGGGAATCTGTTGCAGCatgtttagttgcagcatgtgggctcttagttgcagcatgcggtgCAAACTTCTTGGCTGTgacatgcatgcaggatctagctccccgatcagggatcaaacccgggccccctgcgttgggaacgcagtcttacccactgaaccaccagggaagtcccaagaaaccCATTTTAAACATACAGACTCCACTTTCCTGAACTTTGCCCCATGTGCCTCTTCCTTtggctgattttgtttttaatatttatttatttatggttgtgttgggtctcagttgcagcccttgggatctttcattgcggcccTTGGTATCTTTCATGGCaacacgcgggcttctctctagtagttgcggtacacgggcttagctgctccacggcatgtgggatcttcccagaccagggctcaaacccgtgtcccctgcattggaaggcagattcttaaccactgtgccaccagggaagcccttggctgattttaatctgtatccttttgCTGTAAAAAATCGTGACCATGAGTATACCAGCTCTCAGTGGGTTCTGTGGATTCTCCTAGGGAATTATCAAACATGAGGGTAGTCTTAGGGACCCCCAAACTCTGCGAACTAGTAAGTGACTTTGGCAAGATTGCAGTATAcaggatcaatatacaaaaatcaattgcatttctataatatAAGCAATGCACAAtgagaaagtgaaattttaaaagtaatagcatttacaataacatcaaaaatatgaaatatttagcgATAAGTCTGATATAAGATGTGAAAGACCTACCTACAAAGcattgttgagagaaattaaaagaaaccgaaacagggaattccctggcagtccagtggttaggactcagagctttcactgttgagggtgtgggttcaatccctagtcggggaactaagatcctgtaagctgcaCGGCACAGTcaaatggagagataaaccatgtttatggatcaatgcaatcccagtcaaaatctcACCAGGCTTTTTGTAGAAATCAGcagcaagctgattctaaaattcatatgaaaatgctaAGTACCTAGAACAGTCAAATCAACTCTGAAAAGCAACAGAGTTGTAAGATTTACACTACCTGATTCATGACttattataaagttacagtaatcaaaacagtgtgatattaGCACCAAGACAGACAAATCAGTTtaacaaagaagacatatagtcaattgattttcaccATAAgtacaaaggcaattcagtgtaGAGGAGGATAGTCTTTCAACATATCATGTGGGCACAATcagatatccatatgcaaaaaaaaagaccttGGATTCCTACCTTACAACATATACAATAAgtaaatcaaaatggatcatggaactaaatgaaaaatctgaacctATATATCATATAGAAGAAAACATCGAAGAAAATCTTGGTGACCCTGGATTAGGCAAATATTGTCAGACATGACTCAAAAAGCTAGAGCTATAAAACAGAGTTGATAAATTGTATGTCaagattaagaacttctgttctttgaaagaCATTGTCAAGATAATAAGCTACAGAGTAGAAgattatatttgcaaatcacatatctaagacttgtatccagaatacataaagaactctcacaactcaGTAGTGAGAGAAAACCAACTCCCCAataaaaatatgcagaaaatatctaaacagatacctcaccaaagacaTATGGATAGCAGAaataagctcatgaaaagatactcaacatcattattcatcaggaaaatgtaaattaaaaccacaatgagggcttccctggtggcgcagtggttgagagtccgcctgccgatgcaggggacacaggttcgtgccccggtccaggagggtcccacatgccgcggagcggctgggcccgtgagccatggccgctgggcctgcgggtctagagcctgtgctccgcggcgggagaggccacagcagtgagaggtccgcgtaccacaataaaaaaacaaaaacaaaaacaaaaaaatacaatgagatatcacttcacagcCACTAGGATGGTTGTAATCAAAAGGACATTATGCCAGAAACAGACTGaaagatatataaaacaaactagtgtttaccagtgggcagagggaagtggggaggggcaagataggggtaggggattaagaactataaactactatgtataaaatagataagcaacaaggatatgttgtatagcacagggaagtatagccattatcttataataacttttaatggagtataatctgcaaaaatactgaatcactacactgcaacctgaaactaatataacactgtaaatcaattatacgtcaaaaaaaagacattatgccaagtgTTAGTGCGGaggtagagaaactggaaccctcatacactgctaggGGAGATGTAAGATGTAAGACAATACTTTAGAAAACTGCTTGGCAGGTTCTTAAAAAGTTAAGACATTCACCTACTATGACTCAGCCTAACTCTTTCTAGATatttaccccaaagaaatgaaagcatatgttcatACGAAGACTTGTACACGAATGTTAACAGCATTTTAGCCCAAAAGTGCAGACAAACCAATATTCATCAAaggggaatggataaacagcagCACAGATGAACCTCGaaattagtgaaagaagccaaacaaacaagatacatactgtataattccatttatatataattcTAGAAGATGCAACGTGATCTACAGTGATagaaagcacttactatgtggcCCTGGTCAAGTAAACctttctaagccttagtttctatTAAATGAGGATagataataacagtaacaattTCAGAGCTGTGAGAAGGAAATGAGATACCTATAGAAATATCTAAGacagtacctggcatgtagtaaataCTCACTGTGTGGAACCATTAAATAGCACTTTAGCattatgtttattaaatgatCAATTTCACAAGTCAATGTATTTTCATTGCTTAAAAGAGATGGTTCCTACAACCCCAACACTGAGTCATGCAAAAAAAGATACTGGACATTTTTACATCACTTACCATCCAGTGACACCTCCAATTAACAGCTGGGTTGCCACGCTATACTTTTCAGCTGAAGGCCCAGATTCCTGCCCAAACAGCTTGCGCCACCATGGCTGCTTTTTAGCAAGTTCTGCAAGATCCAGTGACTCAAATTTTCCCTCAAAGTTTCCTACAAGAATTAAGATACTGAATAAGAAAAGTTACTTTTACAATAAATCACTAACATTCCTAACCTAGATTAAgagatttttaaggaaacagaGACAGTTGTAATATGGACATCTAAATATTAATCTATTTTAAAGAGTAAACTGACTCTGAAATTCTGACCAGCAACTTTTGAAAATCAGACTAAAATCAACAAATatctcagaggaaaaaaacctaGACAATTTAGAATCAGTACTCCAGTTTTTCccctgaaatttaaaaacagccAAAAGGACCTAGGAAAAACTGGTAGTAATACTTAATAATGCATCCTAAATGAAATGGGTTTTCTTCATTTGCCTCTCCTTTTCAGGAGTAACTCAATACTATTCAATAGCCCACAAATTCTCAGTACTATGTGTATCTCCAGTGATTATAAAGATAGGAggtaaccctgagaaaaccataattcaaaaagagacatgtaccacaatgttcactgcagcactatttacaatagcccggacatggaggcaacctaagtgtccatcaacagatgaagggataaagaagatgtggcacatatacacaatggaatattactcagccataagaagaaacgaaattgagttatttgtagtgaggtggatggacctagagtctgtcatacagagtgaagtcagaaagagaaaaacaaataccgtatgctaactcacatatatggagtctaaaaaaatggtactgatgaacctagtggcagagcaggatagagaagaaaaaaaatgtcatgaagtacctagggataagacaggaataaagacacagacctactagagaatggacttgaggacaagggaagggggaagggtaagctgggataagtgagagagtggcatggacatatatacactaccaagtgtaaaacagatagctactgggaagcagccgcatagcacagggagatcagctcggtgctttgtgaccacctagagaggtgggatagggagggtgggagggagggggacgcaagaggaaagagatatgggaacatatgtatatgtataactgattcactttgttataaagcagaaactaacacaccattgtaaagcaattatactccaataaagacattaagaaaaagaggtaaCATTTAATTGAGCTGTTACTATTTACCAGGCAATGTGCTAAGgaataaacatgtatatataattaaatcCACAGAACAAAGTAGGTACAGAACAAGGTACTATTTATTAACTCCATTTTGTAATTAAGAAGTAGAGGCTCAGAGGGTGATTTATTTGTCCCAAAAGGGAAAGAGTTAACAAAATGTCTAATCCCTCTctctgtgggaaaataaatttagtgaaaGAGGCAAAAGAACTCTACACtgtaaatgaggaaacactgCAGAGTTGCAATCTCAATCAAAAAGTAAGTTTTTATCTAGAAATTGAGAAGCTGGCTCTAAGATTTATATGGAAGTACAAAGGACCTAGAGTAGTATTCCAGTCACTATGGCTGTacaacaaattaccccaaaacttcaTTCACAGAGCAAAACAATCACTTTTATACTCCCTGACTCTATGGATTAGGAATTCAGACAGGATACAGCTCATCCCTGTTCCATATGTCTGTGGCTTCAGCTGGAAGAATTACAGGCAGGCGTCTGGAATCATCTACTACATTCACACATACAGGCTGCCTTGCTCTGGGTTAGTTTGGGCTTCCTTACAGCATGGTGGCTAGGGTCAAGGCTGCCTGTCCCAAGAAAGGGAGTAAGAGAGTAAGGAAACTCAAGGGCTCAGCAGAAGCTATATTACCATTTAAGACCTAGCCTCCAAAGCCATGCAGTGTTACTTCCACTGTATTCTGTTGCAGCAGTCACAAACTTCCACTCAGATTCGAGAGGGAATATAGACCCCAGTACTCAGCAGGAGGAGTgtcaaagtcacacagaaaaaaacagcATATGGAATGGGGAGATATTGCTGCAATCACTTAGGAAAATACAGTGTGCCACCAGTGGCCAAAACAATTGTGGGGGAAAAAGCAACAAAGTTCAAAGAATCTCAAGACTtcttataaaactacagtaacaCACAGGTAACTAATTTCAAGACTTAGAAAAGTACCCTATTTGACACAGTGTAGAACTGACctaagcatataaaaatatatcagtgGAAGAGAATATAGAGTCTAGAAGTAGATCTACACATACAGTCATTTGATTTTCACATGGCACCAAAGTTATTCAATAGGGAAAGAAAGTCCTTTCAACAAATTGTGTTAGAACTATTAGGTATGtgtattaaacaaacaaaaaaaccctcaatccCTACTTTACACAATCACAAAATATAACTGAAGAATTAATTCAAGATGGACCATAGATACTAATTTAGCAAAGCCAAAATATGGATGTTTAAGGAACTGGGCCTTCTATGGCCTCACAAGtagttaaatgaaaatttttgttctaacgTAACCGCAAAACATTACTGCTGTGTTGAAGAAGAAACTCTCTCCCTGGGTTAAAGAACATCACTGAAAACAAGAATgagttttgagttttgttttaatgtcattttaacaAGCTCCTTAGCTCAATAGAGGGCTCCAGCCAAAAGGGATCAAATCACAGACACTGAGTTCACCCAAAGTCACTCAGTCATTCAACACACACTGCTAAGCACTATACCGACCAGTCAGCAGCCTTGCTTGTGAGCCCAGGAGAGCAATGATTACAGTATTATGTGATCATCAATATGATAAAGATTGAAATTCCTAATGTCAGCCTCAAAGTTTCTCCCACCAATTTCCTAGGTGCAAATATCTGAGCAAACTATACATTTTAACTAAATAAGGGCAGTCTGCTCTGCAGGAAAATAATTCCATTGTGCATTCCAACACCTTTGGGTCACCTCAATTCAGGTGTGCTGGTAAACGGTTtggtttgttttagatttttttttaatctggaccattttcaaagtttttattgaatttgttacaatattgcttctgttttatgctttggctTTTTGGCTAGGAGGcacgtgggaccttagttcccccatcggggatggaacctgcaccccctgcactggaaggtgaaggcgtaaccactggaccgccagtgaagTCCCCAGGTAAACGTTTCACAAGCgcgctggggtggggggagggctgaCTAGTAGTGTATACCAACATCCAGGGTGTGACGTCACTGACGTGTGACAGCGCTGAATGCGGAGCTGGCAAGAGACGCGACTTATCACGCTACGTTATTTCCACCACACAGACACAACAGATGTCCAGAACCTCAAGAGTACAGATAATAACTAAACATGGCAAACAATAAGGAAGTAATGAATTTTGAGCATTTTCACCCtgtttttaacataatttatgtaattttaaatttatataattgagTTTTTGATAATGGTTCTGTGAGCCAGTACTGAACTGAACATAGACTGAAGCATTCAAAGAAGTAGGATAAGAAGCACAACTGAAAGACGTGGTCCACTGTGTATTTTATTACAGGCTTTTTTTTCACGGACTCTCCCCTTCACTACGCGGACTAAATAGGCGATTTCCAAGAACCATACCACGTGTACTCTTTCAAAACCATCAATAGCACAAGTAGAGGCGGCCTGCACGCGGAAAGACGCCGGCCCGGTGTTTGAAAAGACACTCCAAAGGGACAAAGACGCTGCCTTAGTCTCAAGGTGCCAGAGTGCTTCCGGGAACAGGGACAAAATGTCTCCAGGCCGAGGCTGTCGGGGGCGGGGCCGGAAGGCGGAGGAGCCCGGCCGGAGTCAACAGCGAGGGCAAGTCCGGCTCCAGCCCGGCCACTGACCTTGGCCGGACCTCGGGAGCGGCCGGGCCACAGAGGAGCTCCAggcgcccgccccgcccctgcgGCGCTCGGGCCCCCCAGGGGCACTGCTGGGCCTGGGAGGCGCGGAGCCCGTCTCTTCCGGAGCCCGGGAAGTCGGCTCCTCGCGGCGCCACCGGCGAGCGCCCGTCCTTACCTTGACTGGCTGCGGCCATTTCGGCGAGCTCGTCTCGCGATGACACCTGTAGGGGCTCGGCTCGGTAAGGCGCGGAGTGGCGCGCCACCGTCGGCGCTAGCTGGCTTCCGGCACGTGGGGTAGATGTTTCCATTCCCACGGCGGCGGCGGAAGaggcggggcagggcggggcggggcacgGGGCGGCTAGTCCCCTTCCCCGGGCGCAGCCGCTTCACAAGGCGCCGAGGGCGGTGTCAGAAGCCCCGCGGCGCCGACCCCCAGGCGCGTCGGGACACGCGTGCGCGGAAGGTCTCTCAAGGAGGAGTAATGCCGCAGCAAGTAGTGTAGCTCGCAGCTCGCCTGGAAGGGGGTTCCCCGTGCGCGACCGCAGTGCGGCCTTTCGACAGTGAAGACTGCTTCACTCCTTActttactaaaaataaagaaagcggGCTTGTAGTGGTTGCTCATGTTAACATTGAGCACGTATTTATCAGTGCCCGCTCTGTGCCCGACGCTGTGCTACTGGAAGAAGACAGACATTTAAGAAACATTGCAGTCCCAGTGACCGAGACGGGCTCAGAAAGGAAAGCCCTAGCTGCCCGCAGCGCCCGCCGAGCCCTTTAACCACGTGCCGCGGCGCAcctccccgccccagccccaAGCGACAGCTTTCGCTGTTACTCCGTCTCAGTTCACGGCAACGCCACCTTTGCAAAACCCTTGCTGTTTATTCTGAACTCCTCTTTCTCAAAGCCCACAAACCCAGTTCATCAGCAACCAGCAGAAGCGCCACCTTCACAATGAATCCAGCCCTGCTCGCCCCTCCACTGCTTCCGTCCCAGTCCAAATCACAGTCGTTTCTCGCCCTCAGTTAACAGGTCACCTGCTCCTCAGGCACGCCTTCCATGACCATCCTCATTTAAAATTGCAGCCTAGTacacccctccttccccttctcctacTTACTTTCCTTTTGGGCACAGTACTTATTTCACCTTCTAACATACGTAAGGTATTCCTGTTTTTCAGGTATTGCTTACCGTTTCTCAGTTGTTTCTTTTTCACTGCTCTGCACCCAGTGCCTAAGACACTGTCTGGTTAGGACAAATGGGTAGTTGTGTGCTCTTTGGCAAACCATTAACCTCTCTGCCCCTCAGATGGTTCATCTGTACTCACTTTGCAGtcttattgtgaggattaaatcacaTAATGTGTAAAGCTCATGACAGAATTATCACTCTGTATTGTGACTATGTATCTACCTTTTTGTCCCCGCTGCTGCAGCATGACTCCCAGAAGACAGGAACTGGATTTTATTCATCTCTGAAGCATGGACGTATAGTAAAAGGGTTAGGAGCAAGACTCCTGGAGCCCAATTAAATGGGTATGAATGCTACAATTTACAAACTGTGTGACCATGGCCAAGTTGCCTAAcgtctctgtgcttcagtttcatcACCTGTACAATGAAGACAAGAATGCTTGCTGCATtagaaagcacttagaacagttcctggaaTATATTACATGCCAGCTATTATCTCTGCAAACTTGTGCCTGGCAGAGAGAAGGTCTCAGCAAATGTTTACCCAAGGGGCTTCTTCCTGATTGTTTCCAAGCTGGACAATACCTTGCCAATGGCTCCCAAACACATTCCTATCCGTGCAGAAGTGGACTGTCCGTGATAACACTTCTTATAGAAACCCTGATCAAGATTCTTATTAGCTCCTATACTTTGAGGCCCTTGGGAGGCTCTCATGCCTCCTAATATACATTAAACTGAGTAGGTTCTCTGCTTGAGCTCAGCATGGCTATATTTTGATGTAAGGAGATATAGCCTATACTCAGGCCAAATGTAAACAACCTTAAGAAGCATCAGGTAGCAACGATGCAAGGGAAATAGATACGTGGA includes these proteins:
- the FUNDC2 gene encoding FUN14 domain-containing protein 2; the protein is METSTPRAGSQLAPTVARHSAPYRAEPLQVSSRDELAEMAAASQGNFEGKFESLDLAELAKKQPWWRKLFGQESGPSAEKYSVATQLLIGGVTGWCTGFIFQKVGRLAATALGGGFFLLQLANHTGYIKVDWKRVERDMKKAKEQLKVRKGSQTPAEVKSKADEVVSFVKKNVLVTGGFFGGFLLGMAS